Proteins found in one Hevea brasiliensis isolate MT/VB/25A 57/8 chromosome 18, ASM3005281v1, whole genome shotgun sequence genomic segment:
- the LOC110673122 gene encoding cytochrome b561 and DOMON domain-containing protein At4g17280, which yields MDSLCVSMMRSHCLVILSLIFPIHSQALTKNDEVSAVETLGGNQELHIGPNVENIKPQKNDNSLHDTENGLAFTNLGSWKGRRRHHFRNAHGILNIMGWGALLPFGVIVARYFRRVPLKCDEWYNLHILCQTSGYILGAIGWGIGLWMGSSSKQHPLKTHRNLGIIIFTFATVQMLAICLQPKREDDHRRCWEIYHQVLGYALLAMIIANIFQGIHNQAHAEKWKWLYVGVLVILAFIAISLEIFRWVKPRIHMNF from the exons ATGGACTCCTTATGCGTATCGATGATGAGATCCCATTGCCTTGTAATCCTTAGTCTCATCTTTCCTATCCATTCCCAAGCCCTTACAAAAAATGATGAAGTTTCTGCTGTGGAAACACTTGGAGGAAATCAGGAGTTGCACATAGGTCCCAATGTGGAAAACATCAAGCCCCAGAAGAATGATAATTCCCTTCATGACACTGAGAATGGATTAGCATTTACTAACCTCGGATCATGGAAGGGTCGTCGCAGGCATCACTTCAGGAAT GCTCATGGGATTCTAAACATAATGGGATGGGGAGCTTTGTTGCCCTTTGGAGTGATAGTTGCAAGATACTTCAGGCGAGTTCCGCTGAAATGCGATGAATGGTACAATCTGCATATACTGTGTCAAACTTCAGGTTACATTCTTGGAGCAATTGGATGGGGTATTGGGTTGTGGATGGGGAGTTCTTCCAAGCAACACCCTTTAAAAACACACAGAAATCTTGGCATCATTATATTCACGTTTGCAACAGTACAA ATGCTGGCCATTTGCTTGCAACCAAAGAGAGAAGATGATCATCGCAGATGCTGGGAGATATACCATCAAGTTTTGGGGTATGCACTGCTTGCTATGATTATAGCAAACATATTTCAAGGGATTCATAATCAAGCCCATGCTGAGAAGTGGAAATGGTTGTACGTGGGAGTTCTTGTAATTTTAGCTTTTATTGCTATTTCATTAGAAATTTTCAGATGGGTGAAGCCAAGAATTCACATGAATTTTTAA
- the LOC110673127 gene encoding stigma-specific STIG1-like protein 1, with translation MEAMKSSKILFSLLGLLMAIGNILYATPTSENLLVNIENSTTNELPSPARSLEPGRFLASKPPPAMTCDKYPRVCRAKGSAGPDCCKKQCVDVMKDKLNCGKCGKKCKYSEICCQGRCVNPSNDEKNCGKCNNRCKKGSSCVYGLCSYA, from the coding sequence ATGGAGGCCATGAAGTCATCGAAAATTTTATTCAGCTTGCTCGGGCTGCTTATGGCCATCGGCAACATTCTATATGCGACACCAACAAGTGAAAATTTGCTGGTTAACATAGAAAATAGTACCACCAATGAGCTTCCCTCGCCCGCCAGAAGTCTTGAACCAGGACGCTTCCTAGCCTCTAAGCCCCCACCAGCCATGACATGTGACAAGTACCCCAGAGTTTGCCGTGCCAAGGGCAGTGCAGGGCCCGACTGCTGCAAGAAACAGTGCGTTGATGTAATGAAGGATAAGCTTAACTGTGGCAAATGTGGGAAAAAGTGCAAGTATTCAGAAATATGTTGCCAAGGAAGATGTGTGAACCCATCAAATGATGAGAAGAATTGTGGCAAGTGTAACAACAGGTGCAAAAAGGGAAGTTCATGTGTGTATGGGTTGTGCAGCTATGCTTAA